GTAATCCTAGGATGGGTGACCTATGAGAAGAGAATACAATTAAGTGCGCTGCTTCGGTGGAAGTAATTCTAGGATAGATGACATCTTGAAGTCTCCGCTTAGTCAACCAGAAACAAATCCGTGAGCTATTTGTGGGCAAAACGGACAATACGGTTGGTACTAATGTTCGGATCTTGGTTTTCATTGCCAACATATAGCCTTTCTAAGGTTGAAAGTTCTCAAGTTATATCAAGATAAGAAGATCGTTAACGTTAGGTTTTAGTTATCGAATTTTAACCATGAAAGGAGAAAGGCACAAGCCGCACAATTCTTTTTgaaattgggttggatatgtagTTGGGATTTCTTGCATTCGGTACTGATTTTCACCTGAAATTCAGCTTAAATTTCATGAAAATTAAGATTATGGGAGAATCTGTCATCATACTTTACGGGTTATTTTTGTATTTAAATCTTTTCTCTGTGAGCCTTGTTAATTCTTGATGgttttcagttttaaaagatCTCTAAGATTTAATCTTACTTGCAGATGGCAGCTGCCTAACTCAGAGAATTCATTTTCTGCTTCAACTGCCAATGAACTGCGTACTGACAAGTATACCCCCGTTAATCCTGAGAAGTTGAAGGCCGCAGCTGTCGGATTGTCACAAAGTATGTTTCTTTAGACGTTTTCACAACCGCTTCATGGTCATACAAATACGTAATCAGTAATCTAGTGCCAAACATATTGACTTCTCATACTTTTTATAACTTCATTGTGGTTACTGAACATAAATGAAAAAATGTTCTATTTGATGCCAAAAGTCATTTGCTTTATGAGGTTAACATGCTCATTGTTCTTTTATCCTAGTTGCAAAAGCGTTTGCTGCTGCCACCGCTCTTGTCTTTGGCGGGGCCACGTTGACTATTGGACTTGCAGTCTCACAACTCGAGCTACATACAGTAAGTGATTTTCAATCTCTATGCAGTTTTATCATGTTTCTAGGTGTTCGTTTATTCGAGATGAAATACATAAACTGTAATGAATAACGTCACGCTCGTTTATAAGCTTTGTTAGCATGAACATGTAATCTGTTTTGCAGACGGATGATATTCGAACTAAAGGAAAGGATATTGTCCAGCCAAAATTCGAATCGATTAAGGAGCGAGTGACCCCATTAAGAACTTGGGTATGGTAATTCATATAATTTTACTTTAAGATGTTAATTTGTGTGCAAAATCTAAAGTAGTTTACCAATTTTTAGGCAGAAGATGTAGCTAACAAATGGCATATAAAGACAGAGGAAGACATCAAAGAGAAGCCTTTGATTAAGGAGCTTTCAAGAATGATGGGTGCCAAGAGATCTACCTAACTGATAAGTCAAAATTCACATTGTTTTCCATGATGttatatatctatatctatatatgtatgtgtatcaGTGTGTGTGCTGTTGTAAAAaggtaaaataaataaataaataatatagtCAATCTTGTATTACAGGTTTACATTTATTAGAAAGCAATGGTTAATATAtaattacacaaaaaaaaaaaaaattaaccaacTGGAGTAGCCCAGTTGGCCTCCGACACCCACCTCTTTCTAGAGGtcccgggttcgagtcttgggagtggcatatgtcgcgCAGGATAAGAACTCGGTAAGGGGAATTCACctcggagctagcttggtcgggtagcagctcccggagtgggatcactctggcggttgggaggaccg
The sequence above is drawn from the Helianthus annuus cultivar XRQ/B chromosome 12, HanXRQr2.0-SUNRISE, whole genome shotgun sequence genome and encodes:
- the LOC110895222 gene encoding uncharacterized protein LOC110895222; its protein translation is MSFLVGRIAAGKEGAYFLQESKHAVGRLVEKTNKSPTNPPPPATTIHETTGADVLPEILRHNLPTKMFQPPSASTLSTGSKWLLQADENNAVSYVSRDAINPLRAYVSLPQVTFGPKRWQLPNSENSFSASTANELRTDKYTPVNPEKLKAAAVGLSQIAKAFAAATALVFGGATLTIGLAVSQLELHTTDDIRTKGKDIVQPKFESIKERVTPLRTWAEDVANKWHIKTEEDIKEKPLIKELSRMMGAKRST